From Staphylococcus sp. M0911, a single genomic window includes:
- a CDS encoding helix-turn-helix domain-containing protein, producing MSTNKNDYEHMLFYFAYKTFVTTADDIIEQYGMSRQHHRFLFFINKLPGITIKELLQTLEISKQGSHATLRTLKEKELIIEQISEQDRRVKQLFATEKGNALINELNYAQDHLLQTIQQKVGNNWYDIMEALANQRDGFKHIEHLKRQD from the coding sequence ATGTCGACAAATAAAAATGATTATGAACATATGTTATTTTACTTTGCTTATAAAACCTTTGTTACGACAGCGGATGACATTATCGAACAATACGGTATGAGTCGCCAACATCACCGTTTCTTATTTTTTATCAATAAATTACCGGGAATTACGATAAAAGAGTTACTTCAAACATTGGAAATATCAAAGCAAGGTTCTCATGCCACACTGAGAACATTAAAAGAAAAAGAGCTTATTATAGAGCAAATATCCGAACAAGATCGTCGTGTTAAACAGCTATTTGCTACAGAAAAAGGTAATGCGTTAATTAATGAGCTCAATTACGCACAAGATCATCTATTACAAACGATTCAACAAAAAGTAGGAAACAATTGGTACGATATCATGGAAGCGTTAGCCAACCAAAGAGATGGCTTCAAACATATTGAACATTTAAAAAGGCAAGATTAA
- a CDS encoding FtsX-like permease family protein, which translates to MLLLSIVMIFLLIINIFKVTMQNPMQLMNKKAYRDYRFQNVFNYSLLMIGVLCVGNGYRIALQNNTPIESILALFAAIFFVFIGTYLLFISLSVLLIERLQKLPKFYYRPKRFFLISGLRARMKSNAVGLASIAILCTFLIVTLGMTVTTYRSMGENVRNMWKNQYLTSVEGDFHHDEKVAQKVKAVTKDIKQNVHSDTPKIYTQSMFNVLLDKHSDYRRLLKPSNTPNKFNIDPWSTKNVFITIMTLNDYNQFNRPLHLKSNEIGVNTSMQMLDLNDKLVLRGRSFNIKPVEETNVNSIRFSENINLIVKNDKERDQIIQYYTKTSSKADDQVTHTMVEFNAYDLKGKDTPDIHKIEQKYHINITSYESFRKMFYNFNGGLIFVGSLVSFILLIGIFLMIYYKQVSEAQEDVDHYVTMAHLGLDNDDIKQILDQQLIWLFSVPFIVGILHTVVASKIIYNVLGLFGEVSRGIFIISFLSVVVIVSVLYLFMYKMTSYLYLNYVNQLKK; encoded by the coding sequence TTGCTATTATTGTCAATTGTCATGATATTTTTATTAATTATTAATATATTTAAAGTCACTATGCAAAATCCAATGCAATTAATGAATAAGAAGGCATATCGTGATTATCGATTTCAAAATGTATTCAATTATAGTTTATTAATGATCGGTGTTTTATGTGTTGGCAATGGTTATCGTATAGCCTTGCAAAATAATACGCCAATAGAGTCGATTTTGGCATTATTTGCTGCTATCTTTTTTGTGTTTATAGGTACCTATTTATTATTTATTTCATTAAGTGTTTTACTCATTGAAAGGTTACAAAAGTTGCCTAAGTTTTACTATCGACCTAAACGATTCTTTTTGATATCAGGATTAAGGGCACGTATGAAATCGAACGCAGTAGGGTTAGCAAGTATCGCGATTTTATGCACGTTTTTGATTGTTACTTTAGGGATGACCGTCACAACATACAGAAGTATGGGTGAGAATGTTCGTAATATGTGGAAAAATCAATACCTTACCAGTGTTGAAGGTGATTTTCATCATGATGAAAAGGTAGCTCAAAAGGTTAAAGCAGTAACCAAAGATATTAAACAAAATGTACATTCAGATACACCGAAAATCTATACTCAATCCATGTTTAATGTGCTTTTAGATAAGCATTCGGATTATCGGCGTTTACTCAAACCAAGTAACACACCAAACAAGTTCAATATTGATCCTTGGAGTACTAAAAATGTATTTATTACGATTATGACATTGAATGATTATAACCAATTTAATCGCCCGCTACATTTAAAATCAAATGAAATCGGTGTGAACACGAGCATGCAAATGCTGGATTTGAATGACAAATTAGTACTAAGAGGAAGATCCTTTAATATTAAACCAGTTGAAGAAACCAATGTGAATTCTATAAGATTTAGTGAAAACATTAATTTAATCGTTAAAAATGACAAAGAACGCGATCAAATCATCCAATATTATACTAAAACATCATCCAAAGCTGACGATCAAGTGACTCACACGATGGTTGAATTTAATGCGTATGATTTAAAAGGGAAAGACACACCGGATATTCATAAAATTGAACAAAAATATCATATTAATATCACTAGCTATGAATCATTTCGTAAAATGTTTTATAACTTCAATGGTGGCTTAATATTTGTTGGAAGTTTAGTTTCTTTCATTTTATTGATTGGTATATTCTTAATGATTTACTATAAGCAAGTATCAGAAGCACAAGAAGATGTTGATCATTATGTCACAATGGCACATCTAGGATTAGATAATGATGATATCAAACAAATATTAGATCAACAGTTAATTTGGTTATTCAGCGTTCCGTTCATTGTAGGTATACTCCATACAGTGGTTGCCTCAAAAATAATATATAATGTACTCGGATTATTTGGAGAAGTTAGTAGAGGTATATTTATAATTAGTTTTTTAAGTGTGGTAGTTATAGTAAGTGTACTTTACCTATTTATGTATAAAATGACTTCCTATTTATACTTAAATTATGTAAATCAATTAAAAAAATAA
- a CDS encoding alkaline phosphatase, whose translation MKSFNQYTKYLLSGSIIAATLLSSTNVSLASGTNTEDDKKQSNDDAIAFGNTKNPKNVIFLVGDGMGPSFNTAYRYYQNDPSAKSMKPTTFDKYLKGTNRTYPNDPKENVTDSAAGATAFSSGHKTYNGAIGVDANKNNVKTVLESAKEKGKSTGLVSTAEITDATPAAYASHVDSRDKKDEIAKQFYNDKINGKHKVDVILGGGSKYFGKENGNLDQKFKKDGYDVVSNKNELNQSKSNQVLGLFSEKDMPLQIDAPESNPLLVDMENSALSKLEKNDKGFFLMVEGASIDKAAHPNDVTGVMSEMQGFDKAFSNAINYAKQHKDTLVVATADHSTGGMTIGKGKDYKWNPQSIHQMKHSGMYMTKEIAAGKDPEKVINDGYGIDFPKEQLDKVKKEAKKLKKLTKSGKDEKDPKVVEQTTRLQDAIQKPINDASHTGWTTYGHTGEDVNTYAYGPGSNQFKGNKENTDSAKNIFDFFANDVK comes from the coding sequence ATGAAATCATTTAATCAATATACTAAATACTTATTGTCAGGTAGTATCATTGCTGCAACATTATTAAGTAGTACGAATGTATCTTTAGCTTCTGGGACAAATACAGAGGACGACAAAAAACAAAGTAATGATGATGCTATTGCTTTCGGTAATACTAAAAACCCTAAAAATGTCATTTTCTTAGTTGGCGATGGAATGGGTCCTTCATTTAACACTGCGTATCGTTATTATCAAAACGATCCCTCAGCTAAATCGATGAAACCCACTACATTTGATAAATATTTAAAGGGTACTAACCGTACTTATCCTAATGACCCTAAAGAAAACGTGACAGATTCTGCGGCAGGTGCTACAGCGTTTAGTTCAGGTCATAAAACATACAATGGTGCCATTGGTGTCGATGCTAATAAAAATAATGTGAAAACTGTATTAGAAAGTGCAAAAGAAAAAGGTAAATCTACGGGCCTTGTATCTACAGCAGAAATCACTGATGCAACCCCTGCAGCTTATGCATCTCATGTTGATTCTCGTGATAAAAAAGATGAAATTGCGAAACAATTTTATAACGATAAAATTAACGGCAAACATAAAGTAGATGTCATTTTAGGTGGCGGTTCTAAATATTTTGGCAAAGAAAATGGGAATTTAGATCAAAAATTCAAAAAAGATGGTTACGATGTGGTTTCTAATAAAAATGAACTGAATCAATCAAAGAGCAATCAGGTGTTAGGTTTATTCTCTGAGAAAGATATGCCACTTCAAATTGATGCACCAGAAAGTAACCCATTATTAGTAGATATGGAAAACAGCGCTTTAAGTAAACTTGAAAAGAACGATAAAGGATTCTTCTTAATGGTAGAAGGTGCGTCTATCGACAAAGCTGCACATCCAAATGATGTTACGGGTGTAATGTCTGAAATGCAAGGGTTTGATAAAGCTTTCTCAAACGCGATTAACTATGCTAAACAACATAAAGATACACTTGTTGTAGCAACAGCAGATCATTCTACAGGTGGTATGACCATCGGTAAAGGTAAAGATTACAAATGGAATCCTCAATCAATTCATCAAATGAAACATTCTGGTATGTATATGACAAAAGAAATTGCTGCTGGTAAAGATCCTGAAAAAGTAATCAATGATGGCTATGGCATTGACTTCCCTAAAGAACAACTTGATAAAGTTAAAAAAGAAGCTAAAAAGCTGAAGAAATTAACAAAATCAGGCAAAGATGAAAAAGATCCAAAAGTTGTAGAACAAACGACACGTCTTCAAGATGCAATTCAAAAACCTATTAATGATGCATCTCATACAGGTTGGACTACTTACGGTCATACTGGTGAAGATGTAAATACGTATGCCTATGGTCCTGGATCTAATCAATTCAAAGGAAATAAAGAAAATACAGATAGTGCGAAAAACATCTTTGATTTCTTTGCTAATGACGTAAAATAA
- a CDS encoding alpha-keto acid decarboxylase family protein codes for MKQRVGQYLMDAVNAAEVDKIFGVPGDFNLAFLDDIISHDQVEWIGNTNELNASYAADGYARINGLGALVTTFGVGELSAVNGIAGSYAERVPVIAITGAPTRAVESAGKYVHHSLGEGTFDDYRKMFEPITTAQGYITPENATTEIPRLIQAAINERRPVHLHLPIDVAMTEIDVAKPFQPETRDDQDVSRYIQMIEDKLHSAKQPVIITGHEINSFGLHSELEQFVNQTHIPVAQLSLGKGAFNEENEHYLGIFDGSIAEENVKNYVNQSDAILNIGAKLTDSATAGFSFEFDIDDVVMINHNYFKMNETITEQVALPHLLNGLMTISYKNKSEFPKYQRPQGENYQIDHEPLTQATYFKMMQDFLQLDDILIAEQGSSFFGSYDLALYKDNTFIGQPLWGSIGYTLPATLGTEIAAPHRRNVLLIGDGSLQLTVQSLSTMIRQQLKPIIFVVNNDGYTVERLIHGMKEPYNDIHMWDYKALPAVFGGDNVVVHDVNTSHELKETFEKINANGDCMHFVEVKMAVEDAPAKLSDIAKAFASQNK; via the coding sequence ATGAAACAACGTGTAGGACAATATTTAATGGATGCAGTTAATGCTGCAGAGGTAGATAAAATATTCGGTGTCCCTGGTGATTTCAATTTAGCCTTTTTAGACGATATTATTTCTCATGACCAAGTAGAGTGGATTGGTAATACTAACGAATTAAATGCGAGCTATGCCGCCGATGGTTATGCTCGAATTAATGGATTAGGTGCATTAGTTACTACGTTTGGGGTCGGAGAATTGAGTGCTGTTAACGGCATTGCTGGATCCTATGCTGAACGCGTACCTGTCATTGCAATTACTGGTGCACCCACTCGTGCTGTTGAGTCAGCTGGAAAATATGTTCATCACTCTTTAGGTGAAGGTACATTTGATGATTATAGAAAAATGTTTGAACCAATAACAACTGCGCAAGGATATATTACGCCAGAAAATGCAACAACTGAAATTCCTAGACTTATTCAAGCAGCGATCAACGAACGTCGTCCAGTTCATTTACATTTGCCAATCGATGTTGCAATGACTGAAATCGACGTGGCTAAGCCTTTCCAACCTGAAACACGTGATGATCAAGATGTATCTCGCTATATTCAAATGATTGAAGATAAATTACATTCTGCTAAACAACCTGTGATTATTACAGGGCATGAAATTAATAGCTTTGGTTTGCATTCTGAATTAGAACAATTTGTAAATCAAACTCATATTCCTGTCGCACAACTTTCTCTTGGTAAAGGCGCTTTTAATGAAGAAAACGAACATTATCTTGGTATCTTCGATGGCAGTATCGCCGAAGAAAATGTTAAAAACTATGTTAATCAAAGTGATGCCATATTAAATATAGGTGCGAAATTGACTGACTCAGCGACAGCCGGTTTCTCATTTGAATTTGATATCGATGATGTTGTGATGATTAATCATAACTATTTTAAAATGAATGAAACAATCACTGAACAAGTTGCACTACCTCATCTTTTAAATGGCTTAATGACAATTTCTTATAAAAACAAATCTGAGTTTCCAAAATATCAACGACCACAAGGAGAAAACTATCAAATCGATCATGAACCATTAACTCAAGCAACTTATTTCAAAATGATGCAAGACTTCCTACAACTGGATGATATTTTAATTGCTGAACAAGGTTCTTCATTCTTTGGATCCTATGATTTAGCTTTATATAAAGACAATACCTTTATTGGACAGCCTTTATGGGGGTCTATCGGTTACACATTACCTGCAACATTAGGTACAGAAATCGCTGCACCACATAGACGTAATGTCTTACTTATCGGAGATGGTTCTTTACAACTGACGGTTCAATCGTTATCAACAATGATCAGACAACAATTGAAACCAATTATATTTGTAGTTAACAATGATGGTTATACAGTGGAACGTTTAATTCATGGTATGAAAGAACCATATAATGATATTCACATGTGGGATTACAAAGCACTCCCTGCAGTATTTGGCGGAGACAATGTAGTCGTCCATGATGTTAATACATCACATGAATTAAAAGAAACATTTGAAAAAATCAATGCAAATGGTGACTGCATGCACTTTGTTGAAGTGAAAATGGCAGTTGAAGACGCGCCAGCTAAATTAAGTGATATTGCTAAAGCATTTGCTTCACAAAATAAATAA
- a CDS encoding ABC transporter ATP-binding protein, producing MLLEVKHVKKVFGKGLNRTEALSDMNLLVDTGEFVAIMGESGSGKSTLLQLIATFDQLTEGTIQLNGQSLASLKQRDIAQFRREQLGFVFQEFNILESMTNKDNILMPLVLSNQSVHTMQERIEKVSRQLHISDILNQFPNQISGGQKQRVAIARALITHPKLLLADEPTGALDSKSSKQLMQLFQHLNQQQQTILMVTHSNIDASYANRVVFIKDGRLYHEIYRGEESQIAFQKRIADSLAIINGRE from the coding sequence ATGTTACTAGAAGTCAAACATGTCAAAAAGGTATTTGGAAAGGGTTTAAATAGAACTGAAGCCTTAAGCGATATGAATTTATTAGTTGATACTGGTGAGTTTGTAGCCATTATGGGTGAATCAGGATCTGGTAAATCTACATTATTACAACTGATTGCTACATTTGATCAATTAACGGAAGGTACCATTCAATTGAACGGTCAATCCCTAGCGTCATTGAAACAAAGAGATATTGCTCAATTTCGACGAGAACAACTAGGATTTGTCTTTCAAGAATTTAATATTTTAGAATCAATGACAAATAAAGATAATATTTTAATGCCGTTGGTCTTAAGTAATCAATCTGTTCATACGATGCAAGAACGTATAGAGAAAGTGAGTCGACAACTTCATATTAGTGACATCTTAAATCAATTTCCAAATCAAATTTCTGGTGGACAAAAACAACGCGTTGCTATAGCACGTGCGCTTATTACACACCCTAAACTTTTATTAGCGGACGAACCAACGGGGGCGCTTGATTCAAAAAGTTCGAAACAGTTAATGCAATTATTTCAACACCTCAATCAACAACAACAAACGATTTTAATGGTTACGCATTCTAATATTGATGCGTCATATGCCAACCGTGTTGTTTTTATTAAAGATGGCCGTTTATATCACGAGATATATCGTGGCGAAGAAAGCCAGATAGCATTTCAAAAGCGAATTGCTGATAGTTTAGCAATCATAAATGGAAGGGAGTAA
- a CDS encoding sensor histidine kinase: protein MLLTFIKSIKNEIAIVTFISLLFVLIFFVFSLPKSALILGVAIILFIMCIYWWISYLGFQKEERLKEKVVSLEEELFEMKNKQIEYRKDVESYFLTWVHQIKTPITASQLLLERNEPNVVNQVRQEIVQIDNYTRLALSYLKLLNEASDMTITEVTIDDLIKPLIMKYRIHFIEQHTKIHYQSIDNSVLTDAQWTSILIEQILNNALKYARGKDIWIDFDSTSQQLCIKDNGIGISQADLPKIFDKGYSGYNGSLNDSSSGIGLFIVKHIAQHLNLNVEVTSELNKGTQFTISFPMQS, encoded by the coding sequence ATGTTACTAACGTTTATTAAATCAATTAAAAATGAAATAGCGATTGTTACTTTCATATCCTTACTATTTGTACTCATTTTCTTCGTTTTTTCACTCCCTAAAAGTGCGTTAATACTAGGTGTAGCAATCATTTTATTTATTATGTGTATTTATTGGTGGATCAGTTATTTAGGTTTTCAAAAAGAAGAAAGACTTAAAGAAAAAGTAGTGTCACTCGAAGAAGAACTATTTGAAATGAAAAACAAGCAAATTGAATATCGTAAAGATGTTGAAAGTTATTTCTTAACCTGGGTACATCAAATCAAAACGCCTATCACTGCATCGCAACTATTACTAGAGCGTAATGAACCTAATGTTGTCAATCAAGTGAGACAAGAAATTGTACAAATTGATAATTATACCCGCTTAGCACTCAGTTATTTAAAACTACTTAATGAAGCGTCTGATATGACAATCACCGAGGTGACTATAGATGATTTAATTAAACCCTTAATCATGAAATATCGTATTCACTTTATAGAACAACACACTAAAATTCATTACCAATCTATTGATAATAGCGTCTTAACAGATGCACAATGGACTTCAATATTGATAGAACAGATACTAAATAACGCATTAAAGTATGCACGTGGAAAAGATATATGGATTGACTTTGATTCAACTTCTCAACAATTATGTATTAAAGATAACGGTATTGGTATTAGCCAAGCAGACTTGCCGAAAATCTTTGACAAAGGATATTCTGGTTACAATGGTAGCCTCAATGACTCCTCAAGTGGCATTGGATTGTTTATCGTTAAACATATTGCGCAACATCTGAATTTAAATGTTGAAGTGACATCAGAATTGAATAAAGGCACACAATTTACAATTAGCTTTCCAATGCAAAGCTAA
- a CDS encoding DUF4064 domain-containing protein: protein MKRTIERILAWLGIITQLFILLGLGIGTMFGGTSEVQKEIKRQAREQAASNPAVDSSSHMSELLPSILKVGLIYGLVILVIALIATLLIKKKAKLAGVLLIIAAVLSLVINWIAALFWIIAGIMLLVRKNKDNHDIKDKDSAHNKHSKDKHHDKADHLNDDNRKHHHDVEDRHDRDVEGRDARNGFDADRRDDNRRDTDHHDVDRRDANHQDTDRRFEDTERRHDRDVERRDARNGFDADRRDDNRHGADHHDVDRRDANHQDTDRRFEDTERRHDDRNVEGRDARNGFDADRRDDNRHGADHHDVDRRDANHQDTDRRFEDTERRHDDRNVEGRDARNGFDADRRDDNRRDTDHHDVDRRDANYQDTDRRFEDTERRHDDRNVEGRDARNGFDADRRDDNRRDTDHSQDHFENETHNKDNFVDKVTRRFKNDDKK from the coding sequence ATGAAAAGGACAATTGAACGGATCCTTGCTTGGTTAGGGATCATTACTCAATTATTTATATTATTAGGTTTAGGCATTGGTACCATGTTTGGTGGTACAAGCGAAGTGCAAAAAGAAATTAAACGACAGGCTAGAGAACAGGCGGCTTCAAATCCAGCCGTGGACTCATCGTCACATATGTCTGAGTTATTACCATCAATACTTAAAGTTGGACTTATTTATGGTTTAGTTATTTTAGTGATTGCACTTATTGCGACATTACTAATTAAGAAAAAAGCGAAATTAGCAGGTGTTTTACTCATCATTGCTGCTGTACTTTCATTAGTAATAAACTGGATTGCTGCTTTATTCTGGATTATTGCAGGTATTATGTTATTAGTTAGAAAAAATAAAGATAATCATGATATCAAGGATAAAGACAGTGCCCACAACAAACATTCAAAGGATAAGCATCATGATAAAGCAGACCATTTAAATGATGACAATCGTAAACATCATCACGATGTAGAAGATAGACATGATCGTGATGTAGAAGGAAGAGACGCACGTAACGGATTCGATGCAGATCGCAGAGATGACAATCGTCGTGATACAGACCATCATGATGTAGACCGTCGTGATGCTAATCATCAAGACACAGATCGTCGATTCGAAGATACAGAAAGAAGACATGATCGTGATGTAGAAAGAAGAGACGCACGTAACGGATTCGATGCAGATCGCAGAGATGACAACCGTCACGGAGCAGACCATCATGATGTAGACCGTCGTGATGCTAATCATCAAGACACAGATCGTCGATTCGAAGATACAGAAAGAAGACATGATGATCGTAACGTAGAAGGAAGAGACGCACGTAACGGATTCGATGCAGATCGCAGAGATGACAACCGTCACGGAGCAGACCATCATGATGTAGACCGTCGTGATGCTAATCATCAAGACACAGATCGTCGATTCGAAGATACAGAAAGAAGACATGATGATCGTAACGTAGAAGGAAGAGACGCACGTAACGGATTCGATGCAGACCGCAGAGATGACAATCGTCGTGATACAGACCACCATGATGTAGACCGTCGTGATGCCAATTATCAAGACACAGATCGTCGATTCGAAGATACAGAAAGAAGACACGATGATCGTAACGTAGAAGGAAGAGACGCACGCAACGGATTCGATGCAGATCGCAGAGATGACAATCGTCGTGATACAGACCATTCTCAAGACCATTTTGAAAATGAAACACATAATAAAGATAACTTCGTTGATAAAGTAACACGTCGCTTCAAGAATGATGATAAGAAATAA
- a CDS encoding response regulator transcription factor, whose translation MKILIVEDDLVIAESLANELKNWNYDVKLAKQFSHILDDFKSYLPDLVLLDINLPTLNGFHWCQEIRKISNVPIIFISSRTDNMDQIMAIQMGGDDFIEKPFNLSLTVAKVQALLRRTYDLAVSNNELNVKGCQLIADEAKLMFQGEVTQLSLTELQIIKLLFQNEGKFVNRTALIEKCWESENYIDDNTLAVNMTRLRKKLNQIGLTDFIETKKNVGYRV comes from the coding sequence ATGAAGATTTTGATAGTAGAAGATGACTTAGTCATTGCAGAAAGTTTAGCAAATGAACTTAAGAATTGGAACTATGACGTTAAGTTGGCAAAACAGTTTTCTCATATTTTAGATGATTTCAAAAGCTATCTACCTGACTTAGTACTACTAGATATTAATTTACCTACTTTAAATGGATTCCATTGGTGCCAAGAAATTAGAAAAATATCAAACGTACCTATTATATTTATCAGTTCACGGACGGATAATATGGATCAAATTATGGCGATTCAAATGGGTGGCGATGATTTTATTGAGAAACCATTCAATTTATCATTAACAGTTGCAAAAGTACAAGCTTTATTACGACGAACTTATGATTTAGCTGTATCCAATAACGAATTAAATGTTAAAGGATGTCAACTGATTGCTGATGAGGCAAAGTTAATGTTCCAAGGTGAGGTGACACAACTGTCTTTAACGGAACTTCAAATCATTAAACTGTTGTTTCAAAATGAAGGGAAATTTGTGAATCGAACAGCTCTGATTGAAAAATGTTGGGAATCAGAAAATTATATTGATGATAATACTTTGGCAGTGAACATGACTCGATTACGAAAAAAATTAAATCAAATTGGCTTAACAGATTTTATTGAAACGAAGAAAAATGTGGGTTATAGGGTGTAA
- a CDS encoding poly-gamma-glutamate hydrolase family protein: MTQQATAHASTLQTTYNHTSAQNQTRTSSTTPHISQSKKAVKRVTTTVKAPTTVKTTTKVAAIKQPTQTVKAVSVSAPKTNQTSTIKTSTSHTQKPTSAKAPTSIHPKSGTTSTKSSTNHATTKSPITKPTVSKTSTTKPTNTTQHTTTTPSKSTTSTKTSTTTRPPSQKSKTVSKTSTSTAKAPTTSTSRSSTKPSTTTVSSTKPVTSTTSTTTPKSANSKETTIPAIGTNTDVKPIKPIESAHKDYYTSMTQLERETKEGIDWKKETRDQGSQVLIVAPHGGNIEQGTSELTKLLAQQGGYDYFSFEAIRPSNNTQLHVTSTHYDDPTLHQMVEGRSATISIHGAKGDDPIVFLGGAKSDLRDEIQSQLESRGFTVQVPPEYLGGLNENNFINKNENSTGVQLELTTSLRKALFNNQDMSTSSRKNEDNWSPLMYQFADALHMAISKTTDTSTH, translated from the coding sequence GTGACTCAACAAGCCACTGCCCATGCTTCTACTTTACAAACGACTTACAACCATACGAGTGCTCAAAATCAAACACGAACATCATCAACAACACCTCATATATCCCAGTCTAAGAAAGCTGTGAAACGTGTCACAACAACAGTTAAGGCGCCAACTACAGTGAAAACGACGACTAAAGTAGCAGCTATTAAGCAACCAACTCAAACAGTCAAAGCGGTATCTGTTTCAGCTCCTAAAACAAATCAAACATCTACGATTAAAACAAGCACGAGTCATACACAAAAACCAACATCAGCAAAAGCACCTACGTCTATACATCCTAAAAGTGGAACAACAAGTACGAAATCCTCAACAAACCATGCGACAACAAAATCACCTATAACAAAGCCAACAGTATCAAAGACATCAACAACGAAACCAACAAATACGACACAACATACAACTACAACACCATCAAAATCAACAACGTCAACGAAAACATCTACAACGACGCGTCCACCGAGCCAGAAATCGAAGACGGTATCCAAGACATCAACAAGTACTGCCAAAGCACCTACGACATCTACATCACGATCAAGTACTAAACCGTCAACGACGACTGTTTCATCAACGAAACCAGTAACATCGACAACATCAACTACAACACCAAAAAGCGCAAATTCGAAAGAAACTACAATACCTGCGATAGGTACAAATACGGATGTTAAACCTATCAAACCGATTGAAAGTGCACACAAAGATTATTACACTTCAATGACCCAACTTGAACGAGAAACTAAAGAAGGCATAGATTGGAAGAAAGAAACCCGTGACCAAGGTAGTCAAGTTCTGATAGTAGCACCTCATGGAGGTAATATAGAACAAGGTACGTCTGAGTTAACAAAGTTACTTGCACAACAAGGTGGTTATGATTATTTTTCTTTTGAAGCTATAAGACCATCTAATAATACACAATTGCATGTGACGTCGACACATTATGATGATCCAACTTTACATCAAATGGTTGAAGGACGATCGGCTACCATTTCCATACATGGAGCTAAAGGAGACGACCCAATTGTATTCTTAGGCGGCGCTAAGTCTGACCTAAGAGATGAGATTCAATCACAATTGGAAAGTAGAGGTTTTACTGTACAAGTTCCACCTGAATATTTAGGCGGATTAAATGAGAATAATTTCATTAATAAAAATGAAAATAGTACTGGCGTGCAATTAGAGTTAACGACCTCATTACGAAAAGCGTTATTTAATAATCAAGATATGAGTACATCATCACGAAAAAATGAAGATAATTGGTCGCCGTTAATGTATCAATTTGCAGATGCTTTGCATATGGCAATATCTAAAACTACGGATACATCAACACATTAA
- a CDS encoding SE2200 family small protein yields MKKFAILLTLVGAGYYAFKKYQNHVNQAPNIEY; encoded by the coding sequence ATGAAAAAATTCGCTATATTATTAACTTTAGTCGGTGCAGGCTACTATGCATTTAAAAAGTATCAAAACCATGTAAACCAAGCACCTAATATTGAATATTAA